In Streptomyces chartreusis, the following proteins share a genomic window:
- the pqqD gene encoding pyrroloquinoline quinone biosynthesis peptide chaperone PqqD: MSGPPGTDWRPAPAPATVRRHDPVRDADLLLLPERVGVLTGSAGTVLGLCDGTRSVADIVAELTERFPDAPVATDVPVFLERLRKEGWLR; encoded by the coding sequence GTGAGCGGGCCGCCCGGCACCGACTGGCGGCCCGCCCCGGCCCCCGCCACCGTGCGCCGCCACGACCCCGTACGGGACGCGGACCTGCTGCTCCTGCCCGAGCGGGTCGGCGTCCTGACCGGCTCGGCCGGCACGGTGCTCGGCCTGTGCGACGGCACCCGCAGCGTCGCCGACATCGTCGCGGAACTCACCGAGCGCTTCCCCGACGCCCCCGTGGCCACCGACGTCCCCGTGTTCCTGGAGCGGCTGCGCAAGGAGGGCTGGCTGCGATGA
- the pqqC gene encoding pyrroloquinoline-quinone synthase PqqC, with the protein MSTAAVSTSPAPPEEPWSPAEFEARLRAVGEQRYHHLHPFNIRMHDGDLSPGELRRWIANRFHYQRHIPVKDALITAKLPTSELRRMWLRRIQDHDGAQSGEGGIERWLRLGEAAGLDRETLLRADSVLPGVRLAVDGYVNFCRLRPPLEAVAASLTELSAPDLMRTRIDAFERHYPWIDAEGLAYFRTRVSQGRRDSREALDLVLGWARTHDEQERAVAALRFKCDVLWSLLDTVDGAGRGEPA; encoded by the coding sequence ATGAGCACAGCCGCTGTGAGCACGAGCCCGGCCCCGCCCGAGGAGCCCTGGAGTCCCGCCGAGTTCGAGGCGCGACTGCGTGCGGTGGGGGAGCAGCGCTACCACCACCTGCACCCCTTCAACATCCGCATGCACGACGGCGACCTCAGCCCCGGCGAACTGCGCCGCTGGATCGCCAACCGCTTCCACTACCAGCGCCACATCCCCGTCAAGGACGCCCTGATCACCGCCAAGCTCCCCACCTCGGAGCTGCGCCGGATGTGGCTGCGCCGCATCCAGGACCACGACGGGGCACAGAGCGGCGAGGGCGGCATCGAGCGCTGGCTGCGGCTCGGGGAGGCGGCCGGCCTGGACCGCGAGACCCTGCTGCGCGCCGACTCGGTGCTGCCGGGCGTACGGCTTGCGGTCGACGGATACGTCAACTTCTGCCGGCTGCGCCCGCCCCTGGAGGCCGTCGCCGCCTCGCTCACCGAACTGTCCGCCCCGGACCTGATGCGCACCCGCATCGACGCCTTCGAGCGCCACTACCCGTGGATCGACGCCGAGGGCCTCGCCTACTTCCGCACCCGGGTCTCCCAGGGGCGGCGCGACAGCCGCGAGGCGCTCGACCTGGTCCTCGGCTGGGCCCGCACCCATGACGAACAGGAGCGCGCCGTGGCAGCGCTGCGCTTCAAGTGCGACGTCCTGTGGTCGCTGCTGGACACCGTGGACGGCGCGGGCCGCGGGGAGCCGGCGTGA
- the pqqB gene encoding pyrroloquinoline quinone biosynthesis protein PqqB — MLLLVLGTAAGGGIPQWNCACPGCSGARAHPHRRRRHASLAVRTGEGRWYVVNATPDIGDQIEERPELHPGPGPRQTPLAGVILTDAELDHTLGIARLREADGFQVLATAPVRQALLDRQRFGDVLAPYTDVTWRELPGHGAEPLDGTPSGLQVSGIPVSGKRPRYAADAPDDDAWVVALRLYDPSSGASVLYAPALAAWPDRLQQAAAEADCVIVDGTFWDDEEPRRTGISSRTATGMGHLPIDGPGGTAERLAPLSARCLYTHLNNTNPLVDPAAPQHKRLARLGIEVAHDGMVIEP; from the coding sequence ATGCTGCTGCTGGTACTCGGCACTGCCGCCGGCGGCGGCATCCCCCAGTGGAACTGCGCGTGCCCCGGTTGCTCCGGGGCACGCGCCCACCCGCACCGGCGCCGCCGGCACGCCTCGCTGGCCGTACGCACCGGCGAGGGCCGCTGGTACGTCGTCAACGCGACCCCCGACATCGGCGACCAGATCGAGGAACGGCCCGAGCTCCACCCCGGGCCCGGCCCCCGGCAGACCCCGCTCGCCGGAGTGATCCTCACCGACGCCGAACTCGACCACACCCTGGGCATCGCCCGGCTGCGCGAGGCGGACGGCTTCCAGGTGCTGGCGACGGCCCCGGTACGGCAGGCGCTGCTGGACCGCCAGCGGTTTGGCGACGTCCTGGCCCCGTACACCGACGTGACCTGGCGGGAGCTGCCCGGGCACGGCGCCGAACCGCTGGACGGCACGCCCTCCGGCCTTCAGGTCAGCGGCATCCCGGTCTCCGGCAAGCGCCCGCGGTACGCCGCCGACGCCCCGGACGACGACGCCTGGGTCGTCGCGCTGCGGCTGTACGACCCGTCGTCCGGCGCCTCGGTCCTCTACGCCCCGGCCCTGGCCGCCTGGCCGGACCGCCTCCAGCAGGCCGCCGCCGAGGCCGACTGCGTCATCGTCGACGGCACCTTCTGGGACGACGAGGAGCCCCGCCGCACCGGCATCTCCTCGCGCACCGCCACCGGCATGGGCCATCTGCCCATCGACGGCCCGGGCGGCACCGCCGAGCGGCTCGCCCCCCTCTCCGCACGGTGCCTGTACACGCACCTCAACAACACCAACCCCCTCGTCGACCCGGCCGCGCCCCAGCACAAGCGGCTCGCCCGGCTGGGCATCGAGGTGGCGCACGACGGAATGGTGATCGAGCCATGA
- the pqqA gene encoding pyrroloquinoline quinone precursor peptide PqqA, with the protein MHETKEPLKPVEQAPSAQPDDTTWQAPAFEVVDTALEVTAYSLSTR; encoded by the coding sequence ATGCACGAGACCAAGGAACCGCTGAAGCCGGTCGAGCAGGCCCCCTCGGCGCAGCCGGACGACACCACCTGGCAGGCCCCCGCCTTCGAGGTCGTCGACACCGCGCTGGAGGTCACCGCCTACTCGCTCAGCACCCGCTAG
- a CDS encoding PQQ-dependent sugar dehydrogenase, translated as MAHSGHWVRYSSRFCITSLAAAAALLVGAVPSTNAVAADLAPRPAVDVTGFSTGWSNPWAISFLPDGRSALVTENESARVYRLRDNGRRTLIGKVPKVAVLQPGDAAKGGLLGVAPSPTWDGRKDKQVFFMHTTATGSRVVRMNYDGKSLSDYRVVLDGLRRGSNHHGGKIAFGPDKYLYVATGEATHARLAQDKSSLNGKILRITKSGKAAPGNPFGNRVYSYGHRNPQGLAWDRKGRLWSVEIGQEAKDELNLIKPGANYGWPSCEGVCATKGMTDPKVTWDHTTAPAQVAVVGDDLYVSTLRGYQLWRVPITAALQGKGDSARTKVFSGYALRALAKVPGRNELWLGTARGANGDRILRVTVGEAVGQRAQGAPGIQRSAAVDGGAPAGAKTLSKGWHTPWGISFLPNGRSALVTERLSYQVYRLDRNGTKKWVGEVPYTVPEPYDEGAGGLLGVAPSPTWDGKKDKQVFFVHTTKSETRVVRMDYDGTSLRNYKPILTGIRRGGDHNGGRIAFGPDKYLYVTTGEALQPKLAQDKSSLNGKILRITRSGKAAPGNPFGNRVYSYGHRNPQGLAWDAKGRLWSVEIGQQTHDELNLIKRGANYGWPSCEGVCSVKGMTGPKATFSPEKGVPAQLAVVRNVLYVSSLRGQRLWRVPIDGGSERLGTKTAFYPGAYGRLRAIAKVPGANELWVGTSDLGYGNDKILRVPIR; from the coding sequence ATGGCACATTCAGGCCACTGGGTGCGTTATTCGTCCCGGTTCTGCATAACCTCGCTCGCCGCCGCGGCCGCCCTGCTGGTCGGCGCGGTGCCGTCGACGAACGCCGTCGCCGCGGACCTCGCTCCGCGGCCCGCCGTCGACGTGACCGGGTTCTCCACGGGCTGGTCGAATCCGTGGGCCATCTCCTTCCTGCCTGACGGGCGCTCGGCACTGGTGACGGAGAACGAGAGCGCCCGTGTCTACCGCTTGCGCGACAACGGCCGCCGGACCTTGATCGGCAAGGTGCCGAAGGTCGCCGTCCTCCAGCCCGGTGACGCCGCCAAGGGCGGGCTCCTGGGTGTCGCTCCGTCCCCGACGTGGGACGGCAGGAAGGACAAGCAGGTGTTCTTCATGCACACCACGGCGACCGGGAGCCGGGTGGTGCGGATGAACTACGACGGCAAGTCGCTCAGCGACTACCGGGTCGTCCTCGACGGCCTCAGGCGGGGGTCCAACCACCACGGCGGCAAGATCGCCTTCGGTCCCGACAAGTACCTCTACGTCGCGACGGGCGAGGCCACGCACGCCAGGCTCGCGCAGGACAAGTCCTCGCTCAACGGCAAGATCCTGCGGATCACGAAGTCCGGCAAGGCGGCCCCCGGCAACCCGTTCGGCAACCGCGTCTACAGCTACGGCCACCGCAATCCGCAGGGCCTGGCATGGGACCGCAAGGGCCGGCTGTGGTCGGTGGAGATCGGCCAGGAAGCCAAGGACGAGCTCAACCTGATCAAGCCGGGCGCCAACTACGGCTGGCCCAGCTGCGAGGGCGTCTGCGCCACCAAGGGCATGACCGACCCGAAGGTCACCTGGGACCACACCACGGCCCCCGCCCAGGTCGCCGTCGTGGGTGACGACCTCTACGTGTCGACGCTGCGGGGCTATCAGCTCTGGCGCGTCCCCATCACCGCGGCCCTCCAGGGCAAGGGCGACAGCGCCAGGACCAAGGTCTTCTCGGGCTACGCCCTGCGCGCCCTCGCGAAGGTCCCCGGCAGGAACGAACTGTGGCTGGGCACCGCGCGAGGGGCGAACGGCGACCGGATCCTGCGGGTGACCGTCGGCGAAGCCGTTGGGCAACGCGCCCAAGGGGCGCCGGGCATCCAGCGGAGCGCGGCCGTCGACGGCGGTGCGCCGGCCGGCGCCAAGACGCTGTCGAAGGGATGGCACACCCCCTGGGGCATCTCGTTCCTGCCGAACGGCCGGAGTGCCCTGGTGACCGAGCGCCTCTCCTACCAGGTCTACCGCCTGGACCGGAACGGCACCAAGAAGTGGGTCGGCGAGGTGCCGTACACCGTCCCGGAGCCGTACGACGAGGGCGCCGGCGGACTGCTGGGGGTCGCCCCGTCGCCGACGTGGGACGGCAAGAAGGACAAGCAGGTGTTCTTCGTGCACACCACCAAGAGCGAGACCCGAGTCGTCAGGATGGACTACGACGGCACCTCGCTGCGCAACTACAAGCCGATCCTGACCGGCATCCGGCGGGGCGGCGACCACAACGGCGGCAGGATCGCCTTCGGCCCCGACAAGTACCTGTACGTCACCACCGGCGAAGCCCTTCAGCCCAAGCTGGCGCAGGACAAGTCCTCGCTCAACGGCAAGATCCTGCGGATCACCAGGAGCGGCAAGGCGGCGCCCGGCAACCCGTTCGGCAACCGGGTCTACAGCTACGGCCACCGCAATCCGCAGGGCCTGGCATGGGACGCCAAGGGCCGGCTGTGGTCGGTGGAGATCGGCCAGCAGACCCATGACGAACTGAACCTGATCAAGCGGGGCGCCAACTACGGCTGGCCCAGCTGCGAGGGCGTCTGCTCCGTCAAGGGCATGACCGGCCCGAAGGCCACCTTCAGCCCCGAGAAGGGCGTCCCGGCCCAGCTCGCCGTCGTACGCAACGTCCTGTACGTGTCGTCGCTGCGCGGGCAGCGGCTGTGGCGCGTGCCGATCGACGGCGGCAGCGAACGCCTCGGCACGAAGACCGCCTTCTACCCCGGCGCCTACGGCCGGCTCCGCGCCATCGCCAAGGTGCCCGGCGCGAACGAACTGTGGGTCGGCACCAGCGACCTGGGGTACGGCAACGACAAGATCCTCCGTGTCCCGATCAGGTGA
- the tuf gene encoding elongation factor Tu, which produces MAKAKFERTKPHVNIGTIGHIDHGKTTLTAAITKVLHDAYPDLNEASAFDQIDKAPEERQRGITISIAHVEYQTETRHYAHVDCPGHADYIKNMITGAAQMDGAILVVAATDGPMPQTKEHVLLARQVGVPYIVVALNKADMVDDEEILELVELEVRELLSEYEFPGDDLPVVKVSALKALEGDKEWGNTVLELMKAVDENIPQPERDVDKPFLMPIEDVFTITGRGTVVTGRIERGVLKVNETVDIVGIKQEKTTTTVTGIEMFRKLLDEGQAGENVGLLLRGIKREDVERGQVIIKPGSVTPHTEFEAQAYILSKDEGGRHTPFFNNYRPQFYFRTTDVTGVVTLPEGTEMVMPGDNTEMKVELIQPVAMEEGLKFAIREGGRTVGAGQVTKINK; this is translated from the coding sequence GTGGCGAAGGCGAAGTTCGAGCGGACTAAGCCCCACGTCAACATCGGCACCATCGGTCACATCGACCACGGTAAGACGACCCTTACGGCCGCCATTACCAAGGTGCTGCACGACGCGTACCCGGACCTGAACGAGGCCTCGGCCTTCGACCAGATCGACAAGGCTCCCGAGGAGCGCCAGCGCGGTATCACCATCTCCATCGCGCACGTCGAGTACCAGACCGAGACGCGTCACTACGCCCACGTCGACTGCCCCGGTCACGCGGACTACATCAAGAACATGATCACGGGTGCGGCGCAGATGGACGGCGCCATCCTCGTTGTCGCCGCCACCGACGGCCCGATGCCGCAGACCAAGGAGCACGTGCTCCTGGCCCGCCAGGTCGGCGTTCCGTACATCGTCGTCGCCCTGAACAAGGCCGACATGGTGGACGACGAGGAGATCCTGGAGCTCGTCGAGCTCGAGGTCCGTGAGCTGCTCTCCGAGTACGAGTTCCCGGGCGACGACCTGCCGGTCGTCAAGGTCTCGGCGCTCAAGGCCCTTGAGGGCGACAAGGAGTGGGGCAACACCGTCCTCGAGCTCATGAAGGCCGTGGACGAGAACATCCCGCAGCCCGAGCGTGACGTCGACAAGCCGTTCCTGATGCCGATCGAGGACGTCTTCACGATCACCGGTCGCGGTACGGTCGTCACCGGCCGTATCGAGCGTGGTGTCCTCAAGGTCAACGAGACCGTTGACATCGTGGGCATCAAGCAGGAGAAGACCACCACCACGGTCACCGGCATCGAGATGTTCCGCAAGCTGCTCGACGAGGGCCAGGCCGGTGAGAACGTCGGTCTGCTCCTCCGTGGCATCAAGCGCGAGGACGTCGAGCGCGGCCAGGTCATCATCAAGCCCGGTTCGGTCACGCCGCACACCGAGTTCGAGGCCCAGGCCTACATCCTGTCCAAGGACGAGGGTGGCCGCCACACGCCGTTCTTCAACAACTACCGTCCGCAGTTCTACTTCCGTACGACGGACGTGACCGGCGTCGTGACCCTCCCCGAGGGTACCGAGATGGTCATGCCGGGTGACAACACCGAGATGAAGGTGGAGCTCATCCAGCCCGTCGCCATGGAAGAGGGCCTGAAGTTCGCCATCCGTGAGGGTGGCCGGACGGTCGGCGCCGGCCAGGTCACCAAGATCAACAAGTAA
- the fusA gene encoding elongation factor G — MATTSLDLAKVRNIGIMAHIDAGKTTTTERILFYTGVSYKIGEVHDGAATMDWMEQEQERGITITSAATTCHWPLEDNDYTINIIDTPGHVDFTVEVERSLRVLDGAVTVFDGVAGVEPQSETVWRQADRYGVPRICFVNKLDRTGAEFHRCVDMISDRLGAQPLVMQLPIGAEADFKGVVDLVRMKALVWSAEAAKGEMYDVVDIPATHTEAAEEYRGKLIEGVAENDEEIMELYLEGQEPTEEQLYAAIRRITIASGKSSDTTVTPVFCGTAFKNKGVQPLLDAVVRYLPTPLDVEAIEGHDVKDPEVVVKRKPSEEEPLSALAFKIMSDPHLGKLTFVRIYSGRLESGTAVLNSVKGKKERIGKIYRMHANKREEIEAVGAGDIVAVMGLKQTTTGETLSDDKQPVILESMDFPAPVIQVAIEPKSKGDQEKLGVAIQRLAEEDPSFQVHSDEETGQTIIGGMGELHLEVLVDRMRREFKVEANVGKPQVAYRETIRKAVERVDYTHKKQTGGTGQFAKVQIAIEPIEGGDASYEFVNKVTGGRIPKEYIPSVDAGAQEAMQFGILAGYEMTGVRVTLLDGGYHEVDSSELAFKIAGSQAFKEAARKASPVLLEPMMAVEVTTPEDYMGEVIGDINSRRGQIQAMEERAGARVVKGLVPLSEMFGYVGDLRSKTSGRASYSMQFDSYAEVPRNVAEEIIAKAKGE; from the coding sequence ATGGCTACCACTTCACTTGACCTGGCCAAGGTCCGCAACATCGGGATCATGGCCCACATCGACGCGGGCAAGACGACCACCACCGAGCGGATCCTCTTCTACACCGGCGTCAGCTACAAGATCGGTGAGGTCCACGACGGCGCCGCCACCATGGACTGGATGGAGCAGGAGCAGGAGCGTGGCATCACGATCACCTCTGCTGCCACCACCTGTCACTGGCCGCTCGAGGACAACGACTACACGATCAACATCATCGACACCCCGGGCCACGTCGACTTCACGGTCGAGGTGGAGCGCTCGCTGCGCGTCCTCGACGGTGCCGTCACGGTGTTCGACGGTGTCGCCGGTGTCGAGCCGCAGTCCGAGACGGTGTGGCGTCAGGCCGACCGTTACGGCGTGCCGCGCATCTGCTTCGTGAACAAGCTCGACCGCACCGGTGCCGAGTTCCACCGCTGCGTCGACATGATCTCGGACCGCCTTGGTGCGCAGCCGCTGGTCATGCAGCTTCCGATCGGTGCCGAGGCCGACTTCAAGGGCGTCGTGGACCTGGTCCGCATGAAGGCGCTCGTGTGGTCCGCCGAGGCCGCCAAGGGCGAGATGTACGACGTCGTCGACATCCCGGCCACGCACACCGAGGCTGCCGAGGAGTACCGCGGCAAGCTGATCGAGGGCGTCGCCGAGAACGACGAAGAGATCATGGAGCTGTACCTGGAGGGCCAGGAGCCCACCGAGGAGCAGCTGTACGCCGCGATCCGTCGCATCACCATCGCGTCCGGCAAGTCGAGCGACACCACGGTCACCCCGGTGTTCTGCGGCACCGCGTTCAAGAACAAGGGCGTCCAGCCCCTGCTCGACGCGGTCGTGCGCTACCTGCCGACCCCCCTGGACGTCGAGGCCATCGAGGGCCACGACGTCAAGGACCCCGAGGTCGTCGTCAAGCGCAAGCCGTCCGAGGAGGAGCCCCTGTCGGCTCTTGCCTTCAAGATCATGAGCGACCCGCACCTCGGCAAGCTCACCTTCGTCCGGATCTACTCCGGTCGCCTGGAGTCCGGCACCGCCGTGCTGAACTCCGTCAAGGGCAAGAAGGAGCGCATCGGCAAGATCTACCGCATGCACGCGAACAAGCGTGAGGAGATCGAGGCGGTGGGCGCCGGCGACATCGTCGCCGTCATGGGCCTGAAGCAGACCACCACCGGTGAGACGCTGAGCGACGACAAGCAGCCGGTGATCCTGGAGTCCATGGACTTCCCGGCGCCGGTCATCCAGGTCGCGATCGAGCCCAAGTCCAAGGGTGACCAGGAGAAGCTGGGTGTCGCCATCCAGCGTCTCGCGGAGGAGGACCCCTCCTTCCAGGTCCACTCGGACGAGGAGACGGGCCAGACCATCATCGGTGGTATGGGCGAGCTGCACCTCGAGGTGCTGGTCGACCGCATGCGCCGTGAGTTCAAGGTCGAGGCCAACGTCGGCAAGCCGCAGGTCGCCTACCGCGAGACGATCCGCAAGGCCGTCGAGCGCGTCGACTACACGCACAAGAAGCAGACTGGTGGTACCGGCCAGTTCGCCAAGGTGCAGATCGCGATCGAGCCGATCGAGGGCGGCGACGCCTCGTACGAGTTCGTGAACAAGGTCACCGGTGGTCGTATCCCGAAGGAGTACATCCCTTCGGTCGACGCCGGTGCGCAGGAGGCCATGCAGTTCGGCATCCTCGCGGGCTACGAGATGACCGGCGTGCGCGTCACGCTGCTCGACGGTGGCTACCACGAGGTCGACTCCTCCGAGCTCGCGTTCAAGATCGCCGGCTCGCAGGCCTTCAAGGAGGCCGCGCGCAAGGCCAGCCCCGTGCTGCTCGAGCCGATGATGGCCGTCGAGGTCACCACGCCCGAGGACTACATGGGTGAGGTCATCGGCGACATCAACTCCCGCCGTGGTCAGATCCAGGCCATGGAGGAGCGGGCGGGTGCTCGCGTCGTGAAGGGCCTCGTGCCCCTCTCGGAGATGTTCGGTTACGTCGGCGACCTGCGCAGCAAGACGTCCGGCCGGGCCAGCTACTCCATGCAGTTCGACTCCTACGCCGAGGTTCCGCGGAACGTCGCCGAGGAGATCATCGCGAAGGCCAAGGGCGAGTAA
- the rpsG gene encoding 30S ribosomal protein S7, translating into MPRKGPAPKRPVIIDPVYGSPLVTSLINKVLLNGKRSTAERIVYGAMEGLREKTGNDPIITLKRALENIKPTLEVKSRRVGGATYQVPIEVKPGRANTLALRWLVGYSRARREKTMTERLLNELLDASNGLGAAVKKREDTHKMAESNKAFAHYRW; encoded by the coding sequence GCCCGGTCATCATCGACCCGGTCTACGGTTCTCCTCTTGTCACGTCGCTCATCAACAAGGTGCTGCTGAACGGCAAGCGCTCCACCGCCGAGCGCATCGTCTACGGCGCCATGGAGGGTCTGCGTGAGAAGACGGGCAACGACCCGATCATCACGCTGAAGCGCGCGCTTGAGAACATCAAGCCGACCCTCGAGGTCAAGTCCCGCCGTGTCGGTGGTGCGACGTACCAGGTTCCGATCGAGGTCAAGCCCGGTCGTGCCAACACGCTCGCGCTGCGCTGGCTGGTCGGTTACTCCCGCGCCCGTCGCGAGAAGACCATGACCGAGCGTCTCCTCAACGAGCTTCTCGACGCCTCGAACGGCCTCGGTGCGGCCGTGAAGAAGCGCGAGGACACCCACAAGATGGCCGAGTCCAACAAGGCCTTCGCGCACTACCGCTGGTAG